In one Cellulomonas sp. JZ18 genomic region, the following are encoded:
- a CDS encoding TetR/AcrR family transcriptional regulator, translated as MPREHEDPLSAATRALADATATLSRMLGEQARTVVPEVGDAVAQSLREASRGLAQASETVTRTAESAATTGRGAARRAEERARAAAERAESRARAAAERADAAGERAESRARAAAERADAAGERAESRRRQKVDRTRADLLDAAARVIAAKGYEGASVGDIAAEAGYTKGAVYAHFGSKEEVFLALAREQLHITIESPDATIPGVSVDGVDEEAVADWLCGAQDDPRILLSLEFLAYGLRHPEASGELARLHVASHEVLADQVAEVRRAREGDDAEPGTTQEDRDTALAVISVMNVAALEGRLTGSPHLSPRAGARVIARLLS; from the coding sequence ATGCCCCGCGAGCACGAGGACCCGCTGAGCGCCGCGACCCGCGCCCTCGCGGACGCCACGGCCACGCTCAGCCGCATGCTCGGCGAGCAGGCGCGCACGGTCGTCCCGGAGGTCGGCGACGCCGTCGCGCAGTCCCTGCGGGAGGCGTCGCGCGGCCTCGCGCAGGCGTCCGAGACCGTGACGCGGACGGCCGAGAGCGCCGCGACGACCGGCCGTGGCGCCGCACGACGCGCCGAGGAGCGCGCCCGGGCCGCCGCCGAGCGCGCCGAGTCGCGGGCCCGCGCCGCCGCCGAGCGCGCCGACGCCGCCGGCGAGCGCGCCGAGTCGCGGGCCCGCGCCGCCGCCGAGCGCGCCGACGCCGCCGGCGAGCGCGCCGAGAGCCGACGCCGGCAGAAGGTGGACCGCACGCGCGCCGACCTGCTCGACGCCGCCGCGCGGGTCATCGCCGCCAAGGGGTACGAGGGTGCCTCCGTCGGCGACATCGCCGCCGAGGCGGGCTACACCAAGGGTGCGGTGTACGCGCACTTCGGCTCGAAGGAGGAGGTGTTCCTCGCCCTCGCGCGCGAGCAGCTGCACATCACCATCGAGTCGCCCGACGCGACGATCCCCGGCGTGAGCGTCGACGGCGTCGACGAGGAGGCCGTCGCCGACTGGCTGTGCGGGGCGCAGGACGACCCGCGCATCCTGCTCTCGCTGGAGTTCCTCGCCTACGGCCTGCGGCACCCGGAGGCGTCGGGCGAGCTCGCGCGGCTGCACGTCGCGTCGCACGAGGTGCTGGCCGACCAGGTCGCCGAGGTCCGGCGCGCCCGCGAGGGGGACGACGCCGAGCCGGGCACGACCCAGGAGGACCGGGACACCGCGCTCGCGGTCATCAGCGTCATGAACGTCGCCGCGCTCGAGGGGCGGCTCACGGGGTCGCCCCACCTGTCACCGCGCGCCGGCGCGCGGGTGATCGCCCGCCTGCTCTCCTGA
- a CDS encoding ABC transporter ATP-binding protein: MSTDVLLSVRGLRKRYGGRTGVQANDGIDLDVARGQVVGLLGHNGAGKTTLVHQVVGLVRPDAGTITLDGVDAVAHPEVARRRASIQAQANVPITGLTPRLAIELVGRIRGGERTAVRRRTQDLLDALDLGDWADTRAEKVSGGVARLTSFAMTAVRPGALVVLDEPTNDVDPVRRRLLWRQIRGLADAGHAVLLVTHNVREAERVVDHLAVLDHGVVLAADTPAGLTASLRGALTLEVDLPHDGPVAWHPAVVPGGAGRLRATGTVPAADAAAVVAWAQAEVDAGRLERYALTPASLEDVYVRLVGEEHAATGAEEVAA; the protein is encoded by the coding sequence ATGAGCACCGACGTGCTGCTCTCCGTCCGCGGGCTGCGCAAGCGGTACGGCGGACGGACGGGTGTGCAGGCGAACGACGGGATCGACCTCGACGTGGCGCGGGGGCAGGTCGTCGGCCTGCTGGGCCACAACGGGGCGGGCAAGACGACGCTCGTGCACCAGGTGGTCGGGCTCGTCCGTCCCGACGCCGGCACGATCACCCTGGACGGCGTCGACGCGGTCGCGCACCCGGAGGTCGCACGGCGGCGCGCGTCCATCCAGGCGCAGGCGAACGTGCCGATCACCGGGCTGACGCCGCGCCTCGCGATCGAGCTCGTCGGCCGGATCCGCGGCGGCGAGCGCACCGCGGTGCGCCGTCGCACGCAGGACCTCCTCGACGCCCTCGACCTGGGCGACTGGGCCGACACCCGCGCGGAGAAGGTGTCCGGCGGCGTCGCGCGCCTCACGTCCTTCGCGATGACGGCCGTCCGGCCGGGGGCGCTCGTCGTCCTCGACGAGCCGACCAACGACGTCGACCCCGTGCGGCGGCGCCTGCTGTGGCGGCAGATCCGCGGCCTCGCCGACGCCGGCCACGCCGTCCTGCTCGTCACGCACAACGTGCGCGAGGCGGAGCGCGTCGTCGACCACCTGGCCGTCCTCGACCACGGCGTCGTCCTCGCCGCCGACACCCCCGCCGGGCTGACCGCGTCCCTGCGGGGTGCGCTCACGCTCGAGGTCGACCTGCCGCACGACGGTCCCGTGGCCTGGCACCCGGCGGTCGTCCCCGGCGGGGCCGGTCGGCTGCGCGCCACCGGGACCGTGCCGGCCGCCGACGCCGCGGCCGTGGTCGCCTGGGCGCAGGCCGAGGTGGACGCCGGGCGCCTCGAGCGGTACGCGCTCACGCCCGCGTCGCTCGAGGACGTGTACGTCCGGCTCGTCGGCGAGGAGCACGCCGCGACGGGTGCCGAGGAGGTGGCCGCGTGA
- a CDS encoding ABC transporter permease codes for MSAVRPGTAPDVRPAVAPDEPPGPRESVRQTLLLAQWQFRRQTQFLPLMVVVQAFMAVATVIGYGLLVGDPDPTTALYLATGAPTITLVTIGLVLTPQLLSQSRTEGSLDWLRTLPVPRTAFLVSDLLVWTLLALPGMVLGVLVGVWRFDVDLSPAPWLVPGALLVSLTAASVGYAMASLLPPALAQLLTQALVFVVLLFSPVSYPAERMPGWLQDVHAWLPVQPMAELVRSGLAAEAFTLPTRSLVVLLVWCAASVVGAVLALRRRA; via the coding sequence GTGAGCGCCGTCCGGCCGGGCACCGCGCCCGACGTCCGTCCCGCCGTCGCGCCCGACGAGCCGCCGGGGCCCCGGGAGAGCGTCCGGCAGACGCTGCTGCTCGCGCAGTGGCAGTTCCGCCGTCAGACGCAGTTCCTGCCGCTCATGGTCGTCGTGCAGGCGTTCATGGCGGTGGCGACCGTGATCGGGTACGGCCTGCTCGTCGGCGACCCCGACCCGACGACCGCCCTCTACCTGGCCACCGGTGCGCCGACCATCACGCTCGTCACCATCGGCCTCGTGCTCACGCCGCAGCTGCTCTCGCAGTCGCGCACGGAGGGCAGCCTCGACTGGCTGCGCACGCTGCCCGTGCCGCGCACCGCGTTCCTCGTCTCCGACCTGCTCGTGTGGACGCTGCTCGCGCTGCCCGGCATGGTGCTCGGCGTCCTCGTCGGCGTGTGGCGCTTCGACGTGGACCTGTCGCCCGCGCCGTGGCTCGTGCCCGGGGCGCTGCTCGTGTCGCTCACGGCCGCGTCCGTCGGGTACGCGATGGCGTCCCTGCTGCCGCCGGCGCTCGCGCAGCTGCTGACGCAGGCGCTCGTGTTCGTCGTCCTGCTGTTCTCACCCGTCAGCTACCCCGCCGAGCGCATGCCCGGCTGGCTCCAGGACGTGCACGCGTGGCTGCCGGTCCAGCCGATGGCCGAGCTGGTGCGCAGCGGCCTCGCGGCGGAGGCGTTCACGCTGCCGACCCGCTCGCTCGTCGTGCTGCTCGTGTGGTGCGCGGCGTCGGTGGTCGGTGCGGTGCTCGCGCTGCGCCGACGCGCGTAG
- a CDS encoding DUF4190 domain-containing protein, with amino-acid sequence MSTDDATAVRPAPGGTAAQRDPGPEPGGRGLAVAALVTALVAAALGGVQTVDEGAAVLAGVLAVIALVLGATALVDAVRDGRRGRGTAVTALVVSALALGLVLATQAGLVRVEWPTGAPAATPGATADAPDGSAVAEPGDAADPDDGAEDAAAAQDAAPPTTTVFGEPYAYPDGLSVTVDAPRPFEPSESADATENGEHVRVTVTVTNGTAAPYEPLFFRASASSGGIRATTVIDSAADLVGGPPLEPVPAGGTVSFDLGFTVSDPDAMVVELTAGGVGRPDVTVGAG; translated from the coding sequence ATGAGCACCGACGACGCCACGGCGGTCCGGCCCGCACCCGGTGGGACCGCGGCGCAGCGCGACCCGGGCCCGGAGCCGGGCGGCCGCGGGCTCGCCGTCGCGGCGCTCGTGACCGCGCTCGTCGCCGCCGCCCTGGGCGGCGTGCAGACGGTCGACGAGGGTGCGGCGGTCCTGGCGGGCGTGCTCGCGGTGATCGCCCTCGTGCTCGGCGCCACCGCCCTCGTCGACGCGGTGCGCGACGGGCGCCGGGGCCGGGGGACGGCCGTCACGGCGCTCGTCGTCTCCGCCCTGGCCCTCGGGCTGGTGCTCGCCACGCAGGCGGGGCTGGTGCGCGTCGAGTGGCCCACCGGCGCACCCGCCGCGACGCCGGGCGCCACCGCGGACGCGCCCGACGGGAGCGCCGTCGCGGAGCCGGGCGACGCGGCGGACCCCGACGACGGCGCGGAGGACGCGGCCGCCGCACAGGACGCGGCACCCCCGACCACGACCGTGTTCGGCGAGCCGTACGCCTACCCGGACGGGCTGAGCGTGACGGTCGACGCGCCGCGGCCGTTCGAGCCCTCGGAGAGCGCGGACGCGACCGAGAACGGCGAGCACGTCCGCGTCACGGTGACCGTCACGAACGGGACGGCCGCACCGTACGAGCCGCTGTTCTTCCGCGCCTCGGCGTCGTCCGGCGGCATCCGGGCCACGACCGTCATCGACAGCGCCGCGGACCTGGTGGGCGGCCCGCCGCTCGAGCCGGTGCCGGCCGGAGGCACCGTCTCGTTCGACCTCGGGTTCACGGTGTCCGACCCGGACGCGATGGTCGTGGAGCTCACCGCGGGCGGGGTCGGGCGACCGGACGTCACGGTCGGCGCCGGCTGA